CCATGAGCTGGCTGCGGCTCCACCTCCCGAAGAATGACAGGGCGGTGGCGGTGCTGGTGGAGCAGGTGAAGGAGGGGCACACGGAGCCGGCCGTGGTGCTCACGCTGCTTCCCTCCAGTGAGCGGGCACGGCACCTGGGCTCGCTCCTCCAGGCCCTGTCCGAGGCGGACCCGAGCTCGGTCTTCGGAGTCGCGCGCGCGGCGCTCGCCGTCGCGTTCGCGGAAGGAGGCGATGACGAGCTCTCCAGCGCCCAGCGCGAGGTGCTCCAGACGCTCGTGGGGAACGAGTCCTTCTGGGGGCTCAACGTCAACGCCGCCGAGGTGCTCGACGAGGTGGGGCTCCCCACCCGGCGCACGGGAGTGGAAGCGCTCCTGCGCGGAGAGGAGGCTGACGAAGCGGACGGGGATGGCGAAATCTTCACCGCGGCCAGCGGGCTCGACGGACCGAGCGTCGACTCCTTCCGCGAGGAAGAAGACGCGTAGCCTCTCGTCTCAGGACCCGCGCCCCCGGCGGCCAGCGAGCACCGCGCCCCCCAGCAACGCCCCGGCGAGCACGAGCGCCACGGGGCCGAGCCAGTCCCCCCACGCCAGTGCGAGTGACGACAGCGGCGCGGTGACGGGAACCCGCATCGCAAGGCCGGAGCGCTGGTTGTCCTCCACCTCGGCCACCACGGTGCCGGTGGCGTCGATGAGCGCGGAGATGCCCGAGTTCGTCACGCGCACCTGGGGCCGGCGCGTCTCGACGCTGCGGAAGACGGCGTGCGCCAGGTGCAGGCGGGGCGCGGGCGTGCCGGAGAACCACGAGTCATTGGACAGCGTGAGCAGCAGCTCCGCGCCCTGGCGCACGCCATCGGCGACGAACGCGGGGAAGATGGACTCGTAGCAGATGAGCGGCGCCACGGTGAGCGAGCGCCCGCCATTCAGCCGGAAGTGCACGGCCTTCGGCCCGGGGCCCCTCTTCCAGCGTCCCGTCCACGGCAGCCACTCGCGCAGCGTCGGAGTGTCGATGAGGTCCGGCACCCACTCCGTCAGCGGGAAGAGCATCGTCTTGCGGTACGCGGTGCGCTCCAGCCTGTCGCCCTGGGCGGAGGGCCCCAGGAACATGGCGGCGTTGAACTCGGTCTCCCCTTCCAGGTCATACGCGCCGAAGACGAGCGGCACTCCGCGCTGGGCGACGTAGCCGGCAATCTCCGCATCCAGCTCCGCGCCCGCCTCGCTGCGAGGGACGCCGAAGGTGGTGGGGTACACCGTCTCCGGCCACACCAGCAGGTCCACCGGGCCGGAGCGCAGCAGCGTGTCGGACAGCGCGTAGTGCGTGTCGAGAATCATCCGCACCACTTCGTACGTGCCGCGCTCGGCCTTCAGCTTCTCGTAGTTGGTGATGTTGGCCTGCACCGCGCCCACCACCAGCCCGCCCTCGCGCCGCGAGGCCTCGCTCACCTGCGAGTAGCGGAACGCGCCATACCCCGTGAGCCCGAGCACCAGCGCCGAAGCCAGCGCCAGCGGCACCCACGCACGCCGACGCGAGGAAGGAACACGAAGAGAACGAAGCGCCGCGAGCACGCACTCATTCACCAGCAGCAGCACCAGCGTGAGCCCCGGAGCTCCGGCGAGGTCCGCGCCCTGCCGCAGCCACTCCTGGGACACGAGCCCGAGCCCGAGCGTGTCCGCGAACAGCTTCGGCGCGAACCACTCCACGCCCACGTACACGAGCGCGGTCACCACCGGAGGCAGCCACGCCATGCGCGCTCCCATGACTCGCCGAGCGAAGTACCGAGCCACCGCCGCGAGCAGGAACTGGAGCTGCACCACGGG
This DNA window, taken from Pyxidicoccus xibeiensis, encodes the following:
- the lnt gene encoding apolipoprotein N-acyltransferase, which translates into the protein MLALYSGLRMPWTLLGWVGLVPWLAVVDRARSARESLALGLALAAAFSAAVFGWFAGSVQAYSQAPLWVCWLALLLMAPVVQLQFLLAAVARYFARRVMGARMAWLPPVVTALVYVGVEWFAPKLFADTLGLGLVSQEWLRQGADLAGAPGLTLVLLLVNECVLAALRSLRVPSSRRRAWVPLALASALVLGLTGYGAFRYSQVSEASRREGGLVVGAVQANITNYEKLKAERGTYEVVRMILDTHYALSDTLLRSGPVDLLVWPETVYPTTFGVPRSEAGAELDAEIAGYVAQRGVPLVFGAYDLEGETEFNAAMFLGPSAQGDRLERTAYRKTMLFPLTEWVPDLIDTPTLREWLPWTGRWKRGPGPKAVHFRLNGGRSLTVAPLICYESIFPAFVADGVRQGAELLLTLSNDSWFSGTPAPRLHLAHAVFRSVETRRPQVRVTNSGISALIDATGTVVAEVEDNQRSGLAMRVPVTAPLSSLALAWGDWLGPVALVLAGALLGGAVLAGRRGRGS